One Mucilaginibacter ginkgonis genomic region harbors:
- a CDS encoding nucleoside recognition domain-containing protein, with protein MALNYIWIAFFVVAFFFGLIRLVFFGDTDIFKMMVEGLFDSTKASVMDFALPLAGTMAFWLGIMNIGEKAGAINFLSRLVGPFFNRLFPEVPKDHPANGAMLMNYSANLLGLDSAATPMGIKAMESLQELNPQKETASNAQIMFMVLHASGLTLLPVGVIAQRFILGAKDPSDIFIPIIIATYVSTMTGLIIVAIKQRINLFDRVILLWLGTLTLFIGGVVFYFTEYLSREQISLVSKVFSNVTLLVIPTLFVLGGLYKKVNVFETFIEGAKGGFETSVRIIPYLVGLLAAISLVRTCGILDAVADGFRYLFHFFLPDTRFVDVIPIVLVRPMSGAAAKAMMISLMKSKGADGFVGHLSSILYGSSDTIFYIIALYFGAIGIKKTRYALPASLFADLAGVITAILVGYLFFG; from the coding sequence ATGGCGTTAAATTATATCTGGATAGCTTTTTTCGTAGTGGCGTTTTTCTTCGGACTTATACGCCTCGTTTTCTTCGGCGACACCGACATCTTTAAAATGATGGTTGAGGGTCTGTTCGATTCTACAAAAGCGTCTGTGATGGATTTTGCCTTACCGCTTGCAGGCACAATGGCTTTTTGGTTGGGCATTATGAATATTGGCGAAAAGGCTGGTGCCATTAATTTCCTGTCGCGCCTGGTTGGCCCGTTCTTTAATCGGCTGTTTCCGGAAGTGCCGAAGGACCACCCGGCTAACGGCGCTATGCTAATGAACTATTCGGCTAATTTGTTAGGGCTCGACAGTGCCGCTACACCTATGGGTATAAAAGCCATGGAAAGCCTGCAGGAGTTAAACCCGCAGAAAGAAACAGCCTCAAACGCGCAGATCATGTTTATGGTGCTCCACGCGTCGGGTCTAACTCTTTTGCCTGTTGGGGTAATCGCCCAGCGATTTATCTTAGGTGCTAAAGACCCAAGCGATATTTTTATTCCCATCATCATCGCTACGTATGTGTCGACAATGACAGGTCTCATCATTGTAGCCATTAAACAGCGCATCAACTTGTTCGACAGGGTGATTTTGCTTTGGCTGGGCACGCTTACTCTATTTATAGGCGGCGTGGTTTTCTATTTTACTGAATATTTGTCGAGGGAGCAGATCAGCCTGGTTTCCAAAGTATTCAGCAACGTTACCTTACTGGTTATCCCTACCCTGTTTGTATTAGGCGGACTGTATAAAAAGGTAAATGTTTTTGAGACCTTTATTGAAGGGGCCAAAGGCGGCTTCGAAACTTCGGTCCGTATTATCCCTTACCTGGTCGGGCTTTTGGCTGCCATTAGCCTGGTGCGCACCTGCGGAATTTTAGACGCTGTGGCCGATGGTTTCCGTTACCTGTTTCATTTCTTTTTACCCGACACCCGTTTTGTTGACGTGATACCCATTGTATTGGTACGGCCAATGAGCGGCGCGGCTGCTAAAGCTATGATGATATCCCTGATGAAAAGCAAGGGTGCAGACGGCTTTGTTGGGCATTTATCAAGCATTCTCTATGGGTCTTCTGATACTATATTTTATATCATTGCCCTCTATTTCGGTGCCATCGGTATCAAGAAAACCCGCTACGCTTTGCCGGCTAGTTTATTTGCCGACCTGGCCGGAGTAATCACCGCTATTCTTGTGGGCTACTTGTTCTTTGGTTAA
- a CDS encoding GNAT family N-acetyltransferase, with protein MIFRTAELKDIQQMQIVRHLVKENTLSDPALVTDSDVAYYLTIKGKGWVCEDQRQVVGFSIVDVKDNCVWALFVNPEFAQKGIGKQLHRLMLDWYFTETATAIVLGTAPNTRAERFYSLQGWRHIGNYPNGEIKLEMTKESWLRQRDFLTLWPSSDKNY; from the coding sequence ATGATTTTTAGAACTGCAGAGCTGAAAGATATTCAGCAGATGCAAATAGTAAGACACCTGGTTAAGGAGAATACCTTAAGCGACCCGGCATTGGTAACAGACAGCGACGTGGCGTATTACCTTACGATAAAAGGAAAAGGATGGGTATGTGAAGACCAGAGACAAGTGGTCGGTTTTTCGATAGTAGATGTAAAGGACAACTGTGTTTGGGCTTTATTTGTGAATCCGGAGTTTGCGCAAAAAGGCATCGGCAAGCAACTGCACCGACTTATGCTCGACTGGTATTTTACTGAAACTGCTACGGCCATCGTTCTTGGAACCGCGCCGAATACCCGTGCTGAGCGATTTTACAGTTTACAGGGCTGGCGCCATATCGGAAATTATCCAAACGGCGAAATCAAGCTTGAAATGACCAAAGAAAGCTGGTTACGACAACGCGATTTTTTAACACTTTGGCCTTCATCCGATAAAAACTATTAA
- a CDS encoding OsmC family protein, which produces MATIQLKRVKGDFGFDAKDENGHTVRMDSSPESGGWDYGVRPMQMLLMGLGGCAGIDVISILKKQRQKVDDYKMTISGDREPGKEPSLWKDITVEFHLYGTVDEDKAHRAVDLAMSKYCSVAATLQKSGTKIKTKVFVHATNATK; this is translated from the coding sequence ATGGCAACTATACAGCTTAAGAGAGTTAAAGGCGATTTTGGTTTCGATGCCAAAGACGAGAACGGGCATACCGTACGTATGGACAGCAGTCCGGAATCGGGGGGCTGGGACTATGGTGTCCGTCCGATGCAAATGTTGCTGATGGGCCTCGGCGGTTGTGCCGGTATAGACGTGATCAGCATTTTAAAGAAACAGCGCCAAAAGGTTGACGATTACAAAATGACTATCAGTGGCGACCGCGAGCCTGGTAAAGAGCCTTCACTGTGGAAAGATATAACAGTTGAGTTTCATTTATATGGCACTGTCGACGAAGATAAAGCGCACCGCGCCGTCGACCTTGCCATGAGCAAATATTGTTCTGTAGCTGCCACGCTCCAAAAATCGGGTACTAAAATCAAAACAAAGGTGTTTGTACATGCTACAAACGCTACCAAATAA
- a CDS encoding trans-sulfuration enzyme family protein, with translation MSKQLDPVSQAVRIQTPRSPQQEHSTPLYITSSFVFDEAEAMRAAFADENDENIYSRFSNPNVDEFVKKMCVLEGAEDGFATATGMSAIFSSFFALLKQGDHLLCSSSVFGSTFTIVTKYLPRYGITCTLVPANDRAAWEAAVQPNTKMLYLETPTNPQLEVIDLEWAGNFAKKHRLIYNVDNCFATPLLQKPIDFGADLVIHSATKWIDGQGRVLGGVVVGRADLIKDIYLFCRNTGPAMSPFNAWVLSKSLETLDVRMERHCKNALQVAEALQNNPNVAWVKYPFLKGHPQYEIATKQMTNGGGVLCFEIKGGVVAGRKFLDSLQMLSVTANLGDSRSIASHPASTTHSKLTDDERAAVGITPGLIRISAGLEKVEDIIADIEQALSAAG, from the coding sequence ATGTCTAAACAATTAGATCCTGTAAGCCAGGCGGTGCGAATCCAAACGCCGCGCAGCCCGCAGCAGGAGCACTCTACACCTTTATATATCACCAGCAGCTTTGTTTTTGACGAGGCTGAAGCTATGCGCGCGGCCTTTGCTGACGAGAATGATGAAAATATTTACAGTCGCTTTAGCAACCCAAATGTTGATGAGTTTGTAAAAAAGATGTGTGTTCTTGAGGGCGCCGAAGATGGTTTCGCTACGGCGACAGGTATGTCCGCCATTTTCTCGTCATTCTTTGCCTTGTTAAAGCAAGGCGACCACTTACTTTGCAGCAGCTCCGTTTTTGGCAGCACGTTTACCATTGTAACCAAATACCTGCCGAGGTATGGCATTACCTGCACATTAGTGCCGGCTAATGATCGCGCTGCCTGGGAAGCCGCCGTGCAGCCTAACACCAAAATGCTTTACCTGGAAACGCCTACCAACCCGCAATTAGAGGTTATAGACCTGGAGTGGGCAGGCAACTTTGCCAAAAAGCACCGCTTGATCTACAACGTTGACAATTGCTTTGCTACACCTTTATTGCAAAAGCCTATAGATTTTGGTGCCGACCTGGTAATACACTCTGCCACCAAATGGATAGACGGACAAGGCAGGGTACTAGGCGGTGTGGTTGTGGGCCGTGCCGATCTCATTAAAGATATTTACTTGTTTTGCCGTAATACTGGCCCGGCCATGTCGCCGTTTAACGCGTGGGTGTTAAGCAAAAGCCTCGAGACGCTTGATGTGCGCATGGAGCGCCATTGCAAAAACGCACTGCAGGTTGCCGAAGCATTGCAGAACAATCCAAATGTCGCCTGGGTTAAGTACCCGTTTTTAAAAGGCCATCCGCAATATGAGATTGCAACCAAACAAATGACTAATGGGGGCGGTGTATTGTGTTTCGAAATTAAAGGTGGTGTTGTTGCCGGTCGTAAGTTTCTGGACTCATTGCAAATGCTTTCTGTAACCGCAAATCTGGGCGACAGCCGAAGCATTGCATCGCACCCCGCAAGTACAACTCATTCTAAATTAACCGACGACGAGCGTGCCGCGGTGGGTATTACGCCGGGGCTTATCCGTATTTCTGCCGGATTGGAAAAGGTAGAAGATATCATTGCTGACATCGAACAAGCGCTCTCCGCAGCCGGCTAA
- a CDS encoding OmpA family protein, with the protein MFTFLSNGTSIAIGVGAGTNLPSVTKNKNMKINFNKTLLLVAATFTGGQLMAQTVTTTSMSSSQLDSMNRADYVQPFSPSSAYNTWSIGVNGGLLTPYTIFRGPGDDYGPQSQFGYGAYIKKQLMHSFGAKLSFFRGQVEGQGPVAGGITSIRQSYKTQIDYAADIAGEFTLANISYMNHHNFIQPYVSAGFGLMGFTPTLYSGAAQSGTATPYHADNSSVKAAYIPVGLGLKFNLSPAINLDLGYQVNFVDGDNFDGYSVGSRNDKFSYAHAGLEFSFGGKKNQLASHNPVNSIRIEYLTAEQQLQQQLEAERAKNAQLRNDLNSTNSNLSALAAQVSRLTADSDGDGVLDINDKCPNTPAGTKVDGSGCPLAPARTVVVVTDEDKRLVGEAIRNVEFDFGKSSIKPRSLPRLDRVADLLNAKGFSMKLAGHTDAVGSDKANLILSKARAESIKNYLVSKGVNASKIEATGYGESQPIASNKTAAGRAKNRRVEFTLY; encoded by the coding sequence GTGTTTACGTTTTTGTCCAATGGCACATCAATTGCTATTGGGGTAGGTGCAGGCACAAACCTGCCATCTGTTACTAAAAACAAAAACATGAAAATCAATTTTAACAAAACACTTTTATTAGTTGCCGCTACTTTTACAGGAGGACAATTAATGGCACAAACCGTCACAACAACCAGCATGAGTTCATCTCAACTGGATTCAATGAACCGTGCCGATTATGTACAACCATTTTCGCCTTCAAGCGCGTACAACACGTGGTCTATTGGTGTTAACGGTGGTTTATTAACTCCATACACTATTTTCAGAGGCCCGGGTGATGATTACGGACCGCAAAGCCAGTTTGGTTACGGCGCGTACATCAAAAAACAATTGATGCATTCTTTTGGCGCAAAATTAAGCTTCTTCCGCGGCCAGGTTGAAGGACAGGGCCCCGTTGCCGGTGGTATTACTTCAATCCGTCAGAGCTACAAAACGCAAATCGACTATGCTGCTGATATCGCCGGCGAGTTCACTTTAGCTAACATCAGCTATATGAACCACCATAACTTTATCCAGCCTTATGTTTCTGCAGGTTTTGGTTTAATGGGCTTTACGCCAACTTTATATTCAGGCGCAGCTCAAAGCGGTACTGCTACACCTTACCACGCCGACAATTCAAGCGTTAAAGCTGCTTACATTCCGGTTGGTTTAGGTTTGAAATTCAATTTATCTCCGGCTATCAACTTAGACTTGGGTTACCAGGTAAACTTTGTTGACGGCGATAATTTTGATGGTTATTCAGTTGGCAGCCGTAATGACAAATTCTCGTATGCACACGCGGGTTTAGAATTCTCTTTCGGTGGAAAGAAAAACCAACTGGCTTCTCACAACCCTGTTAACTCGATCCGCATTGAGTACTTAACTGCGGAACAACAATTACAACAGCAGTTAGAAGCAGAACGTGCAAAAAATGCCCAACTGCGTAATGACCTGAATTCTACTAACTCAAACCTTTCTGCATTGGCAGCGCAAGTTTCACGCTTAACTGCTGATAGCGACGGTGACGGTGTATTAGACATTAATGATAAATGCCCTAACACACCTGCCGGTACTAAAGTAGACGGTTCTGGTTGCCCTCTGGCACCTGCAAGAACTGTGGTAGTTGTTACAGACGAAGATAAGAGATTGGTTGGCGAAGCGATCCGCAACGTTGAATTTGACTTTGGTAAATCAAGCATCAAACCACGTTCATTACCACGTTTAGACAGGGTTGCTGATCTGTTAAATGCTAAAGGTTTCAGCATGAAACTTGCAGGCCATACAGATGCAGTTGGTTCTGATAAAGCTAACCTGATCCTGTCAAAAGCACGTGCAGAGTCTATCAAAAATTACCTGGTAAGCAAAGGTGTTAACGCATCTAAAATTGAGGCTACAGGTTATGGAGAATCACAACCAATTGCTTCAAACAAAACAGCAGCAGGTCGTGCTAAAAACCGCCGTGTAGAGTTCACTTTATATTAA